A region from the uncultured Holophaga sp. genome encodes:
- a CDS encoding sigma-70 family RNA polymerase sigma factor, with translation MTRESLEQEATPEYWMARLQEGHEEALAHLMTRFERPIFAFLHRRLQGELGVVQELTQEVFLKCLQHAGRFERGRPVAAWIFTLAANAATDHLRKRGRELPPPETFDAPDPLIRSPWEDVDRDRRIQALRRAMNGLTERQKTMVTAYYVQEHPVRRIAEDLGCAEGTVKATLFQSLAKLRRILEAPHEA, from the coding sequence ATGACCAGGGAGTCCTTGGAACAGGAGGCCACGCCGGAGTACTGGATGGCACGCCTCCAGGAGGGTCATGAAGAGGCCCTGGCCCACCTCATGACCCGCTTCGAGCGACCCATCTTCGCCTTCCTGCACCGCCGTCTCCAGGGCGAACTGGGCGTGGTTCAGGAGCTGACCCAGGAGGTCTTCCTGAAGTGCCTCCAGCACGCAGGACGCTTCGAGCGCGGCCGACCGGTGGCCGCATGGATTTTCACCCTGGCGGCTAATGCCGCGACCGATCACCTGCGTAAACGGGGTCGGGAGCTGCCTCCACCGGAGACCTTCGATGCTCCTGACCCCCTGATCCGCTCCCCCTGGGAGGATGTGGACCGGGATCGGCGGATCCAGGCCCTCCGCCGGGCCATGAACGGCCTCACCGAACGTCAGAAAACCATGGTGACCGCCTATTACGTCCAGGAGCACCCGGTCCGCCGCATCGCGGAGGACCTGGGCTGCGCCGAGGGCACGGTCAAGGCCACCCTCTTCCAGAGCCTCGCCAAGCTCCGGAGAATCCTGGAAGCCCCCCATGAAGCCTGA
- the thyX gene encoding FAD-dependent thymidylate synthase codes for MSHPSLPVLDRGFVQLVDHMGSDLTIVNAARVSFGKRKEDFDEGDAKLVRYLAAHEHTSPFRHTALTFHVKAPIFVFRQWMKHRIGSEFNEISGRYVEFAENEFHVPATFRQQAKVNKQGSEGEIEAGSREQAAALYLDTCRASVANYKELIGLGVCREQARCILPLGLYSEVYWTASLQAVAHFIRLRTDGHAQWEIQQYAHAVREAALAVFPEGLKALLEGPSA; via the coding sequence ATGTCCCACCCCTCTCTTCCCGTCCTGGATCGCGGCTTCGTGCAGCTGGTGGACCATATGGGTTCGGACCTCACCATCGTGAATGCTGCGCGGGTCTCCTTCGGCAAGCGCAAGGAGGATTTTGACGAGGGGGATGCCAAGCTGGTGCGCTATCTGGCCGCTCACGAGCACACCTCCCCCTTCCGCCACACAGCCCTCACCTTCCATGTGAAGGCGCCCATCTTCGTCTTCCGCCAGTGGATGAAGCACCGCATCGGGTCGGAGTTCAACGAGATCAGCGGGCGCTATGTGGAGTTCGCCGAGAACGAGTTCCACGTGCCTGCGACCTTCCGCCAGCAGGCCAAGGTCAACAAACAGGGCAGCGAGGGCGAGATCGAGGCGGGGAGCCGGGAGCAGGCGGCAGCCCTCTACCTGGACACCTGCCGAGCCAGCGTGGCGAACTACAAGGAGCTGATCGGGTTGGGCGTCTGCAGGGAACAGGCCCGCTGTATCCTGCCCCTGGGGCTCTACTCCGAGGTCTACTGGACCGCCAGCCTCCAGGCGGTGGCCCACTTCATCCGTCTGCGGACGGATGGCCATGCCCAGTGGGAGATCCAGCAGTATGCCCATGCGGTTCGGGAGGCGGCATTGGCGGTGTTCCCCGAGGGGCTCAAGGCGCTCTTGGAGGGCCCTTCGGCCTGA
- a CDS encoding ATP-binding cassette domain-containing protein, with the protein MRELRRHIGIVTQETLLFMDSIHDNIAYGFQASREAVEAAARKAHAHDFIMGLPKGYDTLLAETGSSLSGGQRQRIAIARALLQDPPILILDEATSALDTESERAVQEALEILMQDRTTLVIAHRLSTVQKATRICVLKHGRIAEMGTHSELVNLGGEYSRLRSLQFQA; encoded by the coding sequence GTGCGGGAGCTGCGGCGCCACATCGGCATCGTGACCCAGGAGACCCTGCTCTTCATGGACTCCATCCACGACAACATCGCCTATGGCTTCCAGGCCAGCCGTGAAGCAGTCGAAGCAGCAGCGCGCAAGGCCCATGCCCACGACTTCATCATGGGCCTGCCCAAAGGCTATGACACCCTGCTGGCCGAAACCGGGTCCAGCCTCTCCGGTGGCCAGCGGCAGCGCATCGCCATCGCCCGGGCCCTGCTCCAGGATCCCCCCATCCTGATCCTGGACGAAGCCACCTCCGCACTGGACACGGAAAGCGAGCGGGCCGTCCAGGAGGCCCTGGAGATCCTCATGCAGGATCGCACCACCCTGGTCATCGCCCACCGCCTCTCCACGGTCCAGAAGGCCACCCGCATCTGCGTCCTCAAGCATGGCCGCATTGCGGAGATGGGCACCCACAGCGAGCTGGTGAACCTGGGTGGCGAGTACAGCCGCCTCCGCAGCCTGCAGTTCCAGGCCTGA
- the queA gene encoding tRNA preQ1(34) S-adenosylmethionine ribosyltransferase-isomerase QueA, producing the protein MKRSDFFFELPEELIAQRPTEGREDARLLVVDPRDHSLRHTTVRELPDLVPRGTLCVPNDVKVRHARLCLRRSGGGEGEALLLRAMPEGGFEAMVRPGSRLKPGKIAQVVDPATGSPLAELQIEESLEEGLRRVLVLRHGQPLDWDEVDRIGRLPLPPYITHAADEVDEGRYQTVFRAEEGEAVAAPTAGLHFTPGLIARLRERGCPWAPVRLHVGLGTFRPMSAEHLEDHVMHQERYEIPGETAGILESALRAGSPPILAVGTTSLRTLESAWDGEHLKSSGQTRLFIKPGYRLRTAEMLLTNFHLPESTLFVLVSTLIGLDFAREAYAEAIRERYRFFSYGDAMLILQTHSG; encoded by the coding sequence ATGAAGAGAAGCGATTTCTTCTTCGAGCTTCCCGAGGAGCTCATCGCCCAGCGCCCCACCGAAGGTCGGGAGGACGCCCGCCTGCTGGTGGTGGACCCCCGGGACCACAGCCTCCGGCATACCACCGTCCGTGAGCTGCCCGATCTCGTTCCACGTGGAACACTCTGTGTGCCCAACGATGTGAAGGTCCGCCATGCCAGGCTCTGCCTCCGCCGCTCAGGGGGAGGCGAGGGCGAGGCCCTCCTCCTCAGAGCCATGCCGGAGGGTGGCTTCGAGGCCATGGTGCGTCCGGGCTCCCGCCTGAAGCCCGGCAAGATCGCCCAGGTGGTGGACCCAGCCACGGGGAGCCCCCTGGCGGAGCTCCAGATCGAGGAGAGCCTGGAGGAGGGCCTCCGCCGGGTCCTGGTGCTCCGGCATGGCCAGCCCCTGGACTGGGACGAGGTGGACCGCATTGGCCGCCTGCCCCTACCCCCCTACATCACCCATGCCGCCGACGAGGTGGACGAGGGGCGCTACCAGACAGTCTTCCGGGCGGAGGAGGGGGAGGCCGTAGCCGCCCCCACCGCCGGACTCCACTTCACGCCCGGGCTCATCGCCCGTCTGCGGGAGCGAGGCTGCCCCTGGGCTCCGGTACGGCTCCATGTGGGTCTCGGCACCTTCCGCCCCATGAGCGCCGAGCATCTCGAGGACCACGTCATGCACCAGGAGCGGTACGAAATCCCCGGGGAGACCGCAGGCATCTTGGAGAGCGCCCTGCGTGCGGGCAGCCCCCCCATTCTGGCGGTGGGCACCACCAGCCTCCGGACCCTGGAGTCGGCCTGGGACGGGGAGCACTTGAAGAGCAGCGGCCAGACCCGCCTCTTCATTAAGCCCGGCTATCGCCTCCGCACAGCAGAGATGCTCCTGACCAACTTCCATCTGCCCGAGAGCACCCTCTTCGTGCTGGTCTCCACCCTCATCGGCCTGGACTTCGCCCGCGAGGCCTACGCCGAAGCCATCCGGGAGCGCTACCGCTTTTTCAGCTACGGCGATGCCATGCTGATCCTGCAGACCCATTCCGGTTGA
- a CDS encoding ABC transporter ATP-binding protein — MESLQRFFKEHMLRFVPWILLASVLLMVAGGLQGSLTASFKFVLEALGVSSHTPDTGAFLKIAHGKLWLQNHFPAGSMFRKDLYFIPFLIVILFTVQGILTYSGTLLMVRCGIKATQALRERIFARMLDQEPVFFQKHPVGELIQRCINDVASVQGIASNQFAQLVTESTKALGLLILVLYMNWRLSIVIFIAAPLVVLPVRRLSKAIRKVNHRNQEASGELLQRVKEVFSNVRVVMGFARESYEVERFRQQNLQLYRIGMRSARISALSSPLMEIVGGLMLAALILYVGRIIESGQMSGTSFAAYLMSVYAFYDPVRRLTKLNNEIQAARASLDRVYSILDRQPEMVTAGNPLPVPARPGILRFEGVRFSYEGRNGRNEVLKGIDLEVRTGETVALVGGSGGGKTTLVNLVPPFLRSHRGAPHPGRHRHPGLRCAGAAAPHRHRDPGDPALHGLHPRQHRLWLPGQP; from the coding sequence ATGGAATCGCTCCAACGCTTCTTCAAGGAGCACATGCTCCGTTTCGTGCCCTGGATCCTCCTGGCCTCCGTGCTCCTCATGGTGGCCGGTGGACTCCAGGGGTCCTTGACCGCGAGCTTCAAGTTTGTGCTGGAGGCCCTCGGTGTGAGCAGCCATACCCCGGACACCGGAGCCTTCCTCAAGATCGCCCACGGCAAGCTCTGGCTGCAGAATCACTTCCCAGCGGGGTCCATGTTCAGGAAGGACCTCTACTTCATCCCCTTCCTGATCGTTATCCTCTTCACCGTCCAGGGCATCCTGACCTACTCGGGCACCCTGCTCATGGTCCGCTGCGGCATCAAGGCCACCCAGGCACTCCGTGAACGCATCTTCGCCCGGATGCTGGACCAGGAGCCGGTCTTCTTCCAGAAACACCCGGTGGGAGAGCTGATCCAGCGCTGCATCAACGATGTGGCCTCCGTCCAGGGCATCGCCTCCAACCAGTTCGCCCAGCTGGTCACCGAGAGCACCAAGGCCCTTGGCCTGCTGATCCTCGTGCTTTACATGAACTGGCGGCTCTCCATCGTCATCTTCATCGCCGCCCCCCTGGTGGTCCTTCCCGTCCGCCGCCTCAGCAAGGCCATCCGGAAGGTCAACCACCGCAACCAGGAGGCCTCTGGCGAGCTCCTCCAGCGGGTCAAGGAGGTCTTCAGCAACGTCCGGGTCGTCATGGGCTTCGCCCGGGAGTCCTACGAAGTCGAGCGATTCCGCCAGCAGAACCTCCAGCTCTACCGCATCGGCATGCGCAGTGCCCGCATCTCCGCCCTCTCCAGTCCCCTCATGGAGATCGTGGGCGGTCTCATGCTGGCGGCACTCATCCTCTACGTCGGGCGCATCATCGAATCGGGGCAGATGTCCGGCACCAGCTTCGCGGCCTACCTCATGAGCGTCTACGCCTTCTACGACCCCGTCCGGCGCCTCACCAAATTGAACAACGAGATCCAGGCCGCCCGGGCCTCCCTGGACCGGGTCTACTCGATCCTCGACCGCCAGCCCGAGATGGTCACCGCCGGAAACCCCTTACCCGTGCCCGCCCGCCCGGGCATCCTCCGCTTCGAAGGTGTCCGCTTCAGCTATGAGGGCCGCAATGGCCGCAACGAGGTTCTGAAAGGCATCGACCTGGAGGTTCGGACCGGGGAGACCGTCGCCCTGGTGGGGGGCAGCGGTGGCGGCAAGACCACCTTGGTCAACCTGGTACCCCCGTTTCTTCGATCCCACCGAGGGGCGCCTCACCCTGGACGGCACCGACATCCTGGACTTCGATGTGCGGGAGCTGCGGCGCCACATCGGCATCGTGACCCAGGAGACCCTGCTCTTCATGGACTCCATCCACGACAACATCGCCTATGGCTTCCAGGCCAGCCGTGA
- a CDS encoding S8 family serine peptidase, whose protein sequence is MTTHAFSILTRVVVAGGLALGLACSSGHTGTTTSTTSKALTSSTTPAAAYTFFDPQSETELKAGSVYGSVIAKVDSGMDTRLFAKLGFQVAGRMTLNGATYYRLTKGSDVLSALQALKVARGVLFAEPELAIQADAGITYDNPDPKVLSEEYSVAITQAKEAWTTYGFGSYRPVVVDVDTGVDFGHEDLTAQVTHAFSWYDLDNGGALIDGSSDYTVQPIDYVGTAYTSTDGNEHGTHTAGTIAATGNNGVGVAGVCWNVDLMSYKGLSDAGSGGAWAIYGSLYHLVNWKKANYAHTIPVNMSLGGTYASQFAVDMVEYALENNVVVIASMGNDGQNITKYPAAYSGVIAVGATTGEDKKVHFSDSGRHISVCAPGYDIISTYAFDDAGYVSESGTSMSAPFVTGLVGYMLTFAPDLRPDQIKTYLEANADYIEGATGFTEDTGWGRVNVLKTIGSVVSDVNAKKTPATSYVDGRVEIKATNTVDGSVYAQSGLTVSLYQCDATGKTISNYVASSLTLAGSVTSDASATTGSAYFNLLRPGYYLARSVIAGTVASTPVFEVKQGSTVAAQTISFALPIYNIETLPDEGSTGDEDSVILLYSSTGTLLATYDVDLLDTATYVLPSGTYILGIHPFQNAASYQGEYALWVGPALYGDGAASAPGTLASPSGFAGSQSTTLASPQAMQLNQLYNCNMVAGQVDYYTVTIP, encoded by the coding sequence ATGACGACGCACGCATTTTCCATCCTGACCCGCGTGGTGGTGGCTGGTGGGCTGGCGCTTGGTCTGGCCTGCAGCTCGGGTCACACGGGCACAACAACCAGCACCACCTCCAAGGCCCTCACGAGCTCCACCACGCCTGCGGCAGCCTACACCTTCTTCGATCCCCAGTCCGAGACCGAGCTCAAGGCCGGTTCGGTCTATGGCAGTGTCATCGCCAAGGTCGACAGCGGCATGGATACCCGGCTCTTTGCCAAGCTGGGATTCCAGGTCGCCGGTCGCATGACCCTCAATGGGGCGACATACTACCGCCTGACGAAGGGCTCCGATGTCCTGAGCGCCCTCCAAGCGCTCAAGGTGGCCCGGGGTGTGCTTTTCGCTGAGCCTGAGCTTGCCATCCAGGCCGATGCCGGGATCACCTACGACAATCCCGATCCCAAGGTCCTGAGTGAGGAATACTCTGTGGCCATCACCCAGGCCAAGGAGGCCTGGACCACCTACGGCTTTGGCTCATACCGCCCTGTGGTGGTGGATGTGGATACAGGGGTCGACTTCGGCCATGAGGATCTCACCGCCCAGGTCACCCATGCCTTCTCCTGGTACGACCTGGACAACGGCGGGGCCCTGATCGACGGGAGCAGTGACTACACCGTTCAGCCCATCGACTATGTGGGCACCGCATACACCAGCACCGATGGCAACGAGCATGGCACCCACACCGCCGGCACCATCGCCGCCACCGGCAACAATGGGGTCGGGGTGGCCGGGGTCTGCTGGAATGTGGACCTGATGAGCTACAAGGGGCTCTCTGATGCGGGCAGCGGGGGAGCCTGGGCCATCTACGGTTCGCTTTACCACTTGGTGAACTGGAAAAAGGCTAACTATGCCCACACCATCCCCGTGAACATGTCCCTGGGCGGCACCTACGCCAGCCAGTTCGCCGTGGACATGGTTGAATATGCCCTGGAGAACAATGTGGTGGTCATCGCTTCCATGGGGAACGACGGCCAGAACATCACCAAATACCCGGCGGCCTATTCCGGCGTCATTGCCGTGGGGGCCACCACCGGTGAGGACAAGAAGGTCCACTTCTCGGACTCGGGCCGCCACATCTCGGTTTGCGCCCCTGGCTACGACATCATCTCGACCTACGCCTTCGATGATGCGGGCTATGTCAGTGAATCCGGCACCTCTATGTCTGCGCCCTTCGTCACGGGACTGGTGGGCTATATGTTGACCTTCGCACCGGATCTCCGCCCCGACCAGATCAAGACCTACCTGGAGGCCAATGCCGACTACATCGAAGGGGCCACGGGCTTCACCGAGGACACGGGCTGGGGGCGGGTCAATGTCCTCAAGACCATTGGCAGCGTGGTCTCGGATGTGAACGCCAAGAAGACCCCCGCGACCAGCTATGTGGATGGGCGCGTGGAGATCAAGGCTACGAACACGGTGGACGGGTCGGTCTATGCCCAGTCCGGTCTGACCGTGAGCCTCTACCAGTGCGATGCCACCGGTAAGACCATCAGCAATTACGTCGCCAGCAGCCTGACCCTGGCGGGCAGCGTCACGAGTGATGCCAGCGCCACCACCGGATCAGCCTATTTCAACCTACTGCGCCCGGGGTACTACCTGGCCCGCAGTGTCATCGCGGGAACCGTGGCCTCCACGCCGGTCTTCGAGGTCAAGCAGGGGAGCACGGTGGCGGCCCAGACGATCAGCTTCGCGCTGCCGATCTACAACATTGAGACCCTGCCGGATGAAGGCAGTACTGGCGATGAGGACTCCGTGATCCTGCTCTACTCCAGCACAGGCACCTTGCTGGCAACCTACGATGTCGACCTGCTGGACACTGCGACGTATGTGCTTCCCTCCGGCACCTACATCCTGGGCATCCATCCTTTCCAGAACGCTGCCAGCTACCAGGGCGAATATGCCCTCTGGGTTGGGCCAGCGCTCTACGGCGATGGTGCCGCTTCGGCCCCAGGAACCCTGGCGAGCCCCAGCGGGTTTGCAGGGAGCCAGAGCACGACGCTGGCTTCGCCGCAGGCGATGCAACTCAACCAGCTATATAACTGCAACATGGTGGCCGGCCAAGTGGACTACTACACCGTCACCATTCCCTGA
- a CDS encoding ribonuclease III domain-containing protein, whose translation MVAKHEYADLEQRLGYQFKDPVLLLQALTPVAAGLPEDNQRLEFLGDAVLQLCMSQLIVRLQPTWREGPMSKLRGMLVCTDSLIAWARDLGLELRKGPRSLRRKGDDLAGKPMADALEALLAAVYLDREAQGQSGLEAALQLVARRFETPVREAYEGVWARTDTKTALQERAAALGLPHPQYEQLDQSGPAHAPVFKVRVSVGDCLGIGEARSLKAAQAEAARAALEVLGGNAH comes from the coding sequence ATGGTCGCCAAGCACGAGTATGCGGATCTGGAACAGCGGCTGGGCTACCAGTTCAAGGACCCTGTCCTCCTTCTCCAGGCCCTCACCCCGGTCGCCGCCGGGTTACCGGAGGACAACCAGCGCCTGGAGTTCCTCGGAGACGCCGTACTCCAGCTCTGCATGTCCCAGCTCATCGTCAGGCTCCAGCCCACTTGGCGTGAGGGCCCCATGTCCAAGCTCCGGGGGATGCTCGTATGCACGGACTCCCTGATCGCCTGGGCGAGGGATCTGGGCTTGGAACTCCGGAAAGGACCCCGTTCACTCCGCAGAAAGGGGGACGATCTCGCGGGCAAACCCATGGCCGATGCGCTGGAGGCCCTCCTTGCCGCAGTCTACCTGGACAGGGAGGCCCAAGGGCAGAGCGGGCTGGAGGCCGCCCTCCAGCTCGTGGCCCGCCGCTTCGAGACTCCGGTCAGGGAAGCCTACGAAGGCGTCTGGGCCCGGACGGACACCAAGACAGCCCTCCAGGAGCGGGCTGCGGCACTGGGGCTGCCCCACCCCCAGTACGAGCAGCTGGACCAGAGCGGACCTGCCCATGCCCCGGTCTTCAAGGTCAGAGTGAGTGTTGGGGACTGTCTCGGCATCGGAGAAGCCCGCAGTCTCAAGGCAGCACAGGCCGAGGCGGCGCGGGCGGCCCTCGAGGTCCTTGGAGGGAACGCTCACTGA
- a CDS encoding HisA/HisF-related TIM barrel protein: MKVFPTLQIENGQAVPFIGQSPAETAPADMVEQLLALGCTHVTFIDRDAARGVGNNRDLIIKLVKQFTRATGKMCIQVGGGIRSSDLAQMYLDHGVTWLLVNAILQKSPLVTEQLVARFHTRLTATLMTQGGEFRLPGGGVAPGTTLEGAAQTIRDLGIRRALHIDAPMEPGQEPDFASARKISEIARIPLLMSGTLSTEDHVRKAAAVPGLQGVLLDVWNVTGNPRLVLQSTHPCV; this comes from the coding sequence TTGAAGGTTTTCCCCACGCTGCAAATCGAGAACGGCCAAGCCGTCCCCTTCATCGGCCAGTCGCCCGCAGAGACGGCGCCTGCCGACATGGTCGAGCAGCTCCTGGCCCTCGGGTGTACCCACGTCACCTTCATCGACCGGGACGCCGCCCGCGGGGTGGGCAATAACCGCGACCTCATCATCAAGCTCGTCAAACAGTTCACCCGTGCCACGGGGAAGATGTGCATCCAGGTGGGTGGAGGCATCCGCAGCTCGGACCTGGCCCAGATGTACCTGGACCATGGCGTCACCTGGCTCCTGGTGAACGCCATCCTGCAGAAGTCGCCCCTGGTCACCGAGCAGCTCGTCGCCCGCTTCCACACCCGCCTCACCGCCACACTCATGACCCAGGGCGGCGAGTTCAGGCTGCCGGGTGGCGGAGTCGCCCCCGGAACCACTCTGGAAGGGGCTGCCCAGACCATCCGCGACCTGGGCATCCGCCGGGCGCTCCACATCGACGCCCCCATGGAACCAGGGCAGGAGCCGGACTTCGCCAGTGCCCGGAAGATCTCCGAGATCGCCCGGATCCCCCTGCTCATGAGCGGGACCCTGAGCACGGAGGACCACGTGCGCAAGGCGGCTGCTGTCCCCGGCCTCCAAGGCGTCCTTCTGGATGTCTGGAACGTCACCGGCAATCCCCGGTTGGTGCTCCAGAGCACACACCCCTGCGTCTAG
- a CDS encoding DUF192 domain-containing protein, which translates to MRSPKALPLLLTLFSVIPAVAADGGVVLAKGHRFQAEVAHTDMDRARGLMYRPSLAKDHCMFFLYEEDGYHAIWMKNCLISLDVAWVKADGTILELAENVPPCSPMVGDDCPTYGGRVPTRNFVEFPVGTFKSIGLKKGDRLGWELSLDSGQTLVGGAVEAPEKPHHKRR; encoded by the coding sequence ATGCGCAGTCCCAAGGCTCTTCCCCTGTTGCTCACCCTGTTTTCGGTCATTCCCGCCGTGGCGGCGGACGGCGGAGTCGTCCTTGCGAAGGGGCACCGCTTCCAGGCGGAGGTGGCCCACACGGACATGGACCGGGCCCGGGGGCTGATGTACCGGCCCTCCCTGGCAAAGGACCACTGCATGTTCTTCCTCTACGAGGAGGATGGCTACCACGCCATCTGGATGAAGAACTGCCTGATCAGCCTGGATGTGGCCTGGGTGAAGGCGGACGGCACCATCCTGGAACTGGCGGAGAATGTCCCCCCCTGTTCACCCATGGTGGGGGACGACTGCCCCACCTATGGGGGCAGGGTGCCCACCCGCAACTTTGTTGAATTCCCGGTGGGGACCTTCAAGAGCATCGGCCTGAAGAAGGGCGACCGACTGGGCTGGGAGCTGAGCCTGGACAGTGGTCAGACCCTGGTGGGGGGCGCCGTCGAGGCCCCTGAGAAGCCCCATCACAAGCGGCGATAG
- a CDS encoding tetratricopeptide repeat protein, which produces MLELLYLFTRDSGLEALTRPPAAEVTRIRPEELLFREARTLRHQQRWFEAAALYRRFLVDHPGSPLAPRARFWLAATLEQDQRWDEAARAYSDFLDRHGSHPTLAREATLNRIRCWGIRQGQSPEATQGLLRSLQDPRTEIQVAAALQLAKTGDRRAIPALQAGLRLPDYADAATLQLIALGARPAPTSGPTQGRFLVMRIHEKDSQEDVTIRLSLSLARALGNYLSNAQLQQLKNRGWDLDRILSEARELPKGSPLLTVEDGESRISVVVE; this is translated from the coding sequence ATGCTCGAGCTCCTCTATCTCTTCACGCGGGACAGCGGACTGGAGGCTCTGACCCGCCCCCCCGCCGCCGAGGTCACCCGGATCCGTCCTGAGGAGCTCCTGTTCCGGGAGGCGAGGACCCTGCGCCACCAGCAGCGCTGGTTCGAGGCTGCCGCCCTCTACCGCCGCTTCCTGGTGGACCACCCGGGATCCCCCCTGGCCCCCAGGGCCCGCTTCTGGCTGGCGGCTACCCTGGAACAGGACCAGCGCTGGGACGAGGCTGCACGGGCCTACTCCGATTTTCTAGACCGCCACGGCAGCCACCCCACCCTGGCCCGGGAGGCCACCCTCAACCGCATCCGCTGCTGGGGAATCCGCCAGGGGCAGAGCCCCGAGGCAACTCAGGGGCTGCTCCGCTCCCTCCAGGACCCGCGCACCGAGATCCAGGTGGCCGCTGCGCTCCAGCTCGCCAAGACCGGAGACAGGCGGGCCATCCCGGCCCTTCAGGCAGGGCTCAGGCTGCCGGACTATGCCGACGCAGCCACCCTGCAGCTCATCGCCCTGGGGGCCAGGCCGGCCCCCACTTCGGGCCCCACCCAGGGACGCTTCCTGGTGATGCGCATCCACGAGAAGGACAGCCAGGAGGATGTCACCATCCGCCTCTCGCTCTCCCTGGCCAGGGCCCTGGGCAACTACCTCTCCAACGCCCAGCTCCAGCAGCTGAAGAACCGGGGCTGGGATCTGGACCGGATCCTGAGCGAGGCCCGGGAGCTCCCCAAAGGCAGCCCCCTTCTCACCGTGGAGGATGGGGAGAGCCGGATTTCCGTGGTAGTGGAGTAA
- the fsa gene encoding fructose-6-phosphate aldolase, translating to MKFFLDTANIDEIRRINAWGILDGVTTNPSLIAKESGRPFEEIIKEICSIVDGPISAEVISLEAEGMIKEGRELAKIHKNVVVKVPLTPEGLKATKAFSAEGIKTNVTLCFSATQGLMAAKAGATYVSPFVGRLDDIGLDGLELIRELAAIFENYGLETQVLAASIRQPRHVTESALAGAHVATIPTKVMEQMVKHPLTDKGIEGFMADWKKSGR from the coding sequence ATGAAGTTCTTCCTGGATACCGCCAACATCGATGAGATCCGCCGCATCAACGCCTGGGGCATCCTCGACGGCGTGACCACCAACCCTTCCCTGATCGCCAAGGAGTCCGGCAGGCCCTTCGAGGAGATCATCAAGGAGATCTGCAGCATCGTGGACGGACCCATCAGCGCCGAGGTCATCAGCCTCGAGGCCGAGGGGATGATCAAGGAGGGCCGCGAGCTCGCCAAGATCCACAAGAACGTGGTCGTCAAAGTACCCCTCACCCCCGAGGGCCTCAAGGCCACCAAGGCCTTCAGCGCCGAAGGCATCAAGACCAACGTCACCCTCTGCTTCTCCGCCACCCAGGGCCTCATGGCCGCCAAGGCCGGCGCCACCTATGTCAGCCCCTTCGTCGGTCGCCTCGATGACATCGGTCTCGACGGCCTTGAGCTGATCCGCGAGCTGGCCGCCATCTTCGAGAACTATGGCCTGGAAACCCAGGTGTTGGCCGCCAGCATCCGCCAGCCCCGCCATGTCACTGAAAGCGCCCTGGCCGGCGCCCACGTGGCCACCATCCCCACCAAAGTGATGGAACAGATGGTCAAGCACCCCCTCACCGACAAGGGCATCGAGGGCTTCATGGCCGACTGGAAGAAGAGCGGCAGGTAG